In Micromonospora ferruginea, the sequence CAGGTCGCCCAGCGTGCCGGTGGCCGAGGCCAGGCCCTGCGTCTGCCGGTAGTGCTCCACGCCGGTGACCGGGTCGGTGGCGTAGTACCGGTAGGTCTCCACCCGGTCGAAGGTGCCGTCGCCGGTCAGGTCGTACGAGACCCGGGTCTGGACGCCGTTGCCGACCGCGGTGCCCGCGTCGACGGCCAGGTCGAAAGCGGTGTTCCCGCCGGTGTACGTGCCGGTCAGCCCGGTGGCGGTGAACACCTGCGGGTTGGCCGGCGACCCGTCGTGGTTGCCGTTGGCCGCGGCCACCGTCACGGTGCCCGCCGGGCCGGCCGTGCCGCCCAGCTCCCCGCCGGAGCGCAGGTAGCGGGTCGGCTCCAGCGGCGTCGGGGTGCTCGGGCTCGGGCTCGGGCCGGTCGGCGTCGGCGTCGGGCTGGCGCTGGTCGGCGTCGGGCTCGGCGTGGTCGGCGTCGGGGTCGGCGTGGTCGGGGTGGGCGTGGGCGTCCCGGTCGGCGGGGGACCGGTCGGCACCGTCACCCCACCGGTGGCGCTGCCGCCGCTCCAGGTGTACGCCCCGGAGGTGACGGTCTTGCCGGCCGGCACGGCCAGCGTGGTGCCGTCGGAGAACGTGACGGTCAGCGGCGACGCGGTGATGTTCGACGCCACGTAGGTGCGCTCGGTGCCCTTCTTGAACACCTTCGCCAGCGGGTGGTTCGCGGTGACCGAGGAGTCCACCGTGCCGAGCGCGGCCAGGTTGCGGATCCAGTGGAACGTGTGCGCCTTGCTCTCGCCCTCCTCGCTGGCGAAGGTGCTGTTGGCCCGGAAGTTGCGCAGCGCCTGGTCGCCGTCGCCGAGGGCGAGGAACTCCCAGATGATGTCCTGCCACACCGTCGGTGGGCCGCCCTTGTTGGCGAGCAGCTCCGCGTAGTTGGCCTTGACGTACTCCGGGTACTCGCCGAGGTAGAGGTGGCCGCCGGTGATGGGCAGCATGTTGATGCCCTGGATCATCTCCGGCGCGGACGAGAACCAGGTGGCGTACGCGCCGCCGTCGCCCCACACCATGCCGACGGTCTTGTGCAGGAAACCGGTCGGGAAGTTCTCGTCGTGCACGTCGAACCAGTATTCCGAGATGGCCGCGGACTGGGTGGTCCACAGGTAGACGCCGGCGTCACGAACGGCGGTGTTGCCGGTGGCCTGGCCCCACTGGATCAGCGCGTTGGCGAAGTTCATCCCCTCGGACGAGGACTCCTGGTTGTTGCCGGCGAAGAACGGCGCCAGCCCGGAGGCCCAGTCGTGGCCCGCGTAGATGTCGAAGTCCCGCAGGTAGGGGAAGCGGTTGTCGGCGCGGTCGTAGTTGTTGGCGTCGCGGATCAGCAGGTCGACCATGCCGCCGTAGCGGGTGTCGTCGGCCCAGCCGGGGTCGAACTTGGCCAGCGTGGCCGCCGCGGCGATGAAGTAGCCGTAGTGGAAGTGGTGGTCGTTGAGGTCCTCGTCGGAGCCGTACGAGGCGGGGTAGCCGATCAGCGTGCCCCAGTTGCGGTCGTAGTAGAAGAGCTGGCTGGTCTCGCCGGAGGAGGCGGTGAGCCAGTTGGTGAGCCGGGCCTTCATGGCCGCGACGGCCTTGTCCCGCACCGGGGCCAGCCCGAGCTGGTCGGCGATCTCGGCGATCCGGGCGGCCCGGCCGAGGCCCTTGCCGGCCCAGTAGGTGTCCTGGCCGCTGATCCCCTCCGGGTTGGCCAGCTCGGCGTTGAGGTAGTTGGTGACCGTGCTCAGGTCCGCGCCGGTGGAGTCGCCCACCGCCGGCACCTCGGGCAGCACGCCGGTGAAGCGCATCGAGGTGGTGAACGACGGCACGCCGGCGAGCACCCGCATGGCGCCGCGCGGCGAGACGTACGTCGGGGTGATCGGGGTGGCGCCGGTGAGGCTGCGCCACTGGTGCGGGTAGAGCGCCACCACGGTCTTCGTCTCGGTGCCCTCGCGGGGCGTGGTGGTGAACGCGTAGGTGGTGCGCACCGAACCGGTCGCCGGGTCGTACGCGTAGCTCATCCGGGTGCCGGTGACGTGCGCGTGCGCGTACCGGCCGTAGGTGTCGGCCAGGGCGGCCTTGTCCGCGCCGCCGGGCAGTACCGCGACCGAGAAGTAGCCCTTGCCGGCCAGCGTGGAGCTGATCCCGGCGCCGTTGACGGTCCACGTCGAGCCGGTCGGCCCGTACGCGACGTAGTCGTGGCCGTTGACCGTGAAGCCGATGGTGGCGTCGGAGTTGCGCCACACGGTGGGCGTCGCGGTGGCGGTGAGCTGCGCGGCGCCGCCGCCGGTGACGGTGTAGTAGCTGAACGGCAGGCCGTGGCCGATGGTGGCCCGCATGCTCCGGCTGCCGTCGCTCCAGTCCGCGGTGACCGTCCAGTCCGTCCAGTCGGCGGCCTTGACCACCGGCGCGGCCAGCCCGGCCACCCCGACCCGGACGTCCTCGGTGTACGGGTAGTGGTACTCACCGACGCCGGTGGCGGTGCCGCTGATCGCCGGCGTGGTGGTGTAGGACAGCCCCAGCCCGTTGTTCTCGGCCTTGAACGCCAGCGGGTGGGCCTGGAGGTTCTCGCTGCCTCCGCAGGTGTTGCGCTTCCAGATCAGCGACGACCACCAGTCGTTGGTGGGGATCGCGCCGGCCGGGGCGTCCGCGGTGGCGAAGATCCGGGGGTTGGTGCTGACCGTGCCGCAGCCCTTGGGCAGTACGGCGCCGGGCGGCAGCGTCTCGGTGTAGCTGCCCGCGCCGACGGTGCCGGCGGCGGCCGTGCCGCCACCGCCGACCACGACGCCGAGGAGGCCGGCCGCGAGCACGGAGACGGCGGCGAGGGCGGTCACCCGCCGACGACGCCGGCGGGCGGGGACGGTACGGGAGCCGGCGGGGGTACGGGGGAGACGTCCCGCAGGGGGAGTGTCATGGAGGTCCCCTTCAGAGGAGAAGGTGGTGTTCGGAGTGTGGTCCGATCGTCGAGAGAGCGCTCTCTTGAGAAGCGAGATTAGGTTCCGGTTACGCGTCCGTCAATGTCTCGTTACCAAAGAGAGCGCTCTCAGAGCCATGGGACGGCTCCCACGGGAACCGCCCGCCACGTCCCGCCGATCCACCGTGGACGCCTCACCCGACGCGGCCCCCACCCACCTCCGTCGCCCCTCGTCCGCAGGCCCGGGTACGTGGAAACGCCGCAGGTGCCGACCCTCGCGGCCGCGTGGCTGTCCGGGCGCCCCGCTGGCACCCATGGCGTCCCGGTCACCGTGCATTGGCCGCGCGAGTGGAACGTGGTCTGTGTCTGCGCGCCCCGCCGGCACCCATAGCGTCCCAGTCACCGCGCGAGTGGAACGCCATGGGTGTCTGGGCTCCGTACCACCGTCATGGCGTCCACCCGAGCCGAGCGTCGATCAAGGAGTTCGTGTCAGCCCCGGGCTCACCCGGCGACACAAACCCCTTGCTCGACCCTCCCGTCCGGGGTGACCCGCCCACACTCGCCGATCTTGGAGTTGTGGCGCCCGGATTGCCGGGATCAGGTCTTTTGTCAACGACCACAAGTCCAAGATCGAAGGGGTGGGGTGGCGGCGCGGGCGGGGTGGGGGTGAGGTCAGGCGGCGGAGGCGACGAGGGGTTCTCGCCGGCCGGCCGGTCGGCGTCGACGGGGTCGCCGGCTGCGGCGGTGAGGGTGTCGCCGGGATGAGTCGTGCCGGTCGCGGTGGACCCGGGCCGAGCAGCGGTGGAGTCGGCTGAACCGGGTCGGGCAGCGGTGGAGGCCGGTGAACCGGGTCGGGTGGCGAGCACACCGGGCTGGGCGGCGGGCACACCGGGTCGGGCGGCGGTGAAGCCGGGCGAAGGTCGGACGGCCGTGGAGCCGGGTGAACCGGGTCGGGCGGCGGGTGAACCGGGTCGGGCGGCGGTCAGGCCGGCCTGGGCGGCGTTCCACGCGGGGCACGGCCAGGCGGCCCCGGCGCAGCTCGGGCTGGCGCACGCCCGCTGCGCGTCGGGCTGGTGCGCGTCGGCGACCGCGGCGGACAGGTCCCACAGCAGTGGGTCGGTCACCTCCGCCGGACGGTCGGCGACACGGTCGGTCAGCGATCCGGACATGTTCGATCCCCCCTGTGGTGAACGGCCCTGACCTGTTTCCGGAACCGGCCGCCGCCAAACCTGCGGATGATCGGGAACGGGCATAGGCTGGCCGGCGTGGCGAGGTACTACGACCTGCATCCGGACAATCCGCAGCCTCGGGTGATCCGGCAGGTGGTGGATCTGCTGCGCGCCGACGGGGTGATCGTCTACCCGACCGACTCGTGCTACGCCCTCGGCTGCCGGCTGGACAACAGGGCCGGCGTGGAGCGGATCCGCGAGATCCGGCGGCTGGACGAGCGGCACCCGTTCACGCTGGTGTGCGCCGACTTCGCCCAGCTCGGCCAGTTCGTCAAGCTCAGCAACGCGGTCTTCCGGCAGGTCAAGGCCGTGATCCCGGGCAGCTACACGTTCCTGCTCCCGGCCACCTCGGAGGTGCCCCGCCGGCTTCAGGACCCGCGGCGGCGGGTGGTCGGCGCGCGCGTGCCGAAGCACACCGTCACCCAGGCGCTGCTCGCCGAGCTGGGTGAGCCGCTGCTCTCCAGCACGCTGCTGCTCCCCGGTGAGGCGGAGCCGATGACCCAGGGCTGGGAGATCAAGGAACGCCTCGACCACCAGGTCGACGCCGTGGTGGACGCCGGCGACTGCGGGCTGGAGCCCACCACCGTGGTGGACCTCTCCGGGGACGAGCCGGAGATCCTGCGCCGGGGCGTCGGCGACCCGTCCCGCTTCGAGTAGTGATCGGGCCGTTCCGGCCCACCCGGTCGTGCCGTGCGGCACGGTGGACCCGGCGGACGGCGACGGGGGTACGGGCGTGAGCGCACTCGTGCTGATCACGGTGCTCGGGGTCACCGTGCTCGTCGGCACCACCATCGGCGGCCGGTACAGCGTCGCGCCGCCGGTGCTGCTCATCTCGATGGGCGCGCTGCTCGGCCTGCTGCCGCCGTTCGAGAACGTGGTCCTCGAACCCGAGGTGGTGCTGGTGCTGTTCCTCCCGGCGATCCTCTACCGGGAGAGCCTGGTGATCAGCCTGCGGGAGATCCGCGCCAACCTCGCGGTGATCGTGTTGCTGGCCGTCGCGCTGGTGATCATCACGATGGTGGCGGTCGCGTACGTCGCGCAGGCTCTCGGTGTGGAACCGGCCGCGGCGTGGGTGCTGGGCGCGGTCCTGGCGCCCACCGACGCCGCCGCGGTCGCCGGCCTGGCCAAGCGGATGCCGCGCGGCATCCTCACCACGCTGCGCGCGGAGAGCCTGGTCAACGACGGTACGGCGTTGGTGCTGTTCGCGGTGGCGGCGGGCGTGATCGCGGGCGGGCGGGTGCCCGGGGCGTTCTCGCTCACCGGCCAGTTCGTCGGCAAGTCGCTGGGCGGGGTCGCCGCCGGGTTGCTCGTCGGCGGGCTGGTGGTGCTGATCCGTAAGCACGTCGACGACCCGATGCGCGAGGGCGGGCTGAGCATCCTGACCCCCTTCGTGGCGTTCCTGCTCGCCGACGCGGCGCACGCCAGTGGGGTGCTCGCGGTGGTGGTGTCCGGCCTGCTGCTGTCGTACGCGGGGCCCCGGGTGATCCGGGCCCGCTCCCGGGTCACCGCCTACGCGTTCTGGGACCTGTCCACCTTCATGATCAACGGTAGCCTGTTCGTGCTGCTCGGCATGCAGGTGCCGGGCTCGCTGCGCAGCATCACCAGTCACTCGCCGGCCGCCTCGTTCGGCATCGCGGTGCTCGTCGCGCTGGTCGTGGTGGTGACCCGGCTGGGCTGGGTGCACCTGTCCGTGTCCGCCCTGCAGGGCGTCGACCGGCGGGAGTCGCGTCGGTCGGCGCACTTCGACGCCCGGATGCGTACCGCCGCGGGCTGGGCCGGTTTCCGGGGCGCGGTCTCGCTCGCCGCGGCGCTGGCGGTGCCGGTCACCATGCACGACGGCAGCCGTGTGCACGAGCGCGATCTGATCATCTTCGTCACCGTGGTGGTGATCGTGCTGATCATGGTGGTGCAGGGCACCACGCTGCCGGCGGTGGTGAGCTGGGCCGGCCTGACCGGCGACCGGGAACGTGAGGACGAGGTGCGCCGGGCGCGGATCCGGGCTACCGAGGCGGCGCTGGAGGCGTTGCCGTCGGTCGCCGCCGACCTGGGCGTCGCGCCGGACGCCGTGGACCGGCTGCGTGCCGGCTACCAGGACCACCTGGCGGACGTCCGCAACCCGCGCAGCGAGGAGGCGGACCGCGAGCGGGAGATGGTCCGCCGGTTGCAGTTGGAGATGCTGGACCGCAAGCGGCAGGCGGTCACCCGGCTGCGCAACACCAACCAGATCGACGACGCGGTGCTGCGGGAACTCCAGGCGGCCACCGACATCGAGGAGATCCGGCTGCTCGGCCCGGAGTTGGAGGACTGAGCGCCGTGGCCCGGCGCGACGGGATGCCGCGCCGGACCACGGGCGGTGCTCAGCCGGCCGTGCAGCTCACCGTGCCGGAGGGCGCGGTGCCGGTGCCCTGGAAACCGAACTCGGTGCTGCCGCCGGCGCCGACCTGACGGTTGTAGTCGACGTTGCGGAACGTCACCGCGCCGCCGGCGCCGCTGGCCTGGGCGCTCCACGTGTTGGTGACCGACGAGCCGGACGGCAGGGTCAGCGACACGGACCATCCGTTGAGCGCGCTGCCGCCGGCGGTGACCCGCACGGTGGTGACGAAGCCGCCCTGCCACTGGTTGGTCGTCAGCGACGCGGTGCAGGCGCCGGCCGGCGGCGGGGTCGTCGGCGGCGTGGTGGTGGGCGGCGGGGTCGTGGGCGGGGTGCTGGTCGGCGGCGTGCTGGTGGGCGGCGTGCTGGTCGGCGGCGTGGTGCCGCCGGCGTTCAGCGCGTTGAGCGTCGAGGTGTACGCCGCCTTCTTGTTGCCGCTGCCGTCGAAGAGCAGCGGCGTGCCGCTGGCCCGCCAGGAGTCGCTGTCCCGGATGCCCCAGACGGTGATGCCGTTGCACCGCGCCACGGCCAGGCAGTCCTTGACCACGTTGCCGTAGGTGGTGGCCTGCGCGCTGCCCGAGCCTTCGATGTCGAGCTCGGTGATCTGCACGTCCACGCCCAGGTCGGCGAAGTTCTGCAGCGTGGTGCGGTAGTTGCCCGGGTAGGGCGAGCCGCTGTTGAAGTGCGACTGGAAGCCGACGCAGTCGATCGGCACGCCCCGGGCCTTGAAGTCCTTGACCATGTTGTAGACGCCCTGCGTCTTGGCCCAGGTCCAGTTGTCGGTGTTGTAGTCGTTGTAGCAGAGCTTGGCGCCGGGGTCGGCGGCGCGCGCGGTGCGGAAGGCGACCTCGATCCAGTCGTTGCCGGTGCGCTGGAGGTTCGAGTCGCGGCGGCCGCCGTTGCCGTCGTCGAACGCCTCGTTGACCACGTCCCAGGCGTAGATCTTGCCCTTGAAGTGGGTGGCGACCTGGGTGATGTGGTTGACCATGGCGTTGCGCAGCGCGGTGCCGGACAGGCTCTGCGCCCAGCCCGGCTGCTGGGAGTGCCAGGCCAGCGCGTGCCCGCGCACCCGCATGCCGTTCGCCTGGGCGTGCGCGACGATCCGGTCGGAGCTGCTGTAGGTGAACTGGTTCTGGGACGGCTCGGTGGCGTCCCACTTCATCTCGTTCTCGGGCGTGACCATGTTGAACTCGCGGTTCAGGATGCCGACGTACGTGGCGTCCGACAGCTTGTTCGCGGCCACCGCGGTGCCGAAGTAGCGGCCCTGCTCCGCCGCCGACGCGCCGAGGGTCGTGCCGGCGCTGGCGCTGGTCGCGACCGCGACCGTCGCCGCGACCGCCGCGGCCCCGGCCAGCATCGACACCACCGCGGCTCGGGTGCGCGGCCGGGCTGCCGTGCTATGACTGGTGCGGGCGAACACCTTGTCCATCTGAAGCCTCTCCTAGCCTGACCAATGGGATGGTCCACCTCGACCACCGCCCACCACGGTGTCGGCTCGGCCGCGGCCGCCCGGAGGCCGCGTGGGTGGGGAGTGACTCCCCGTCACCGTGGAGTGATCGAAGCGAATCTCTGCCGGGAGCCTACCGGAAGCGTTCCGAAAACTTAACGCTCTCGATGTCTCTATTCACCCCGGGGCGCGCGGGTCGGGCCGGTCGCCGGGCTCCGAAACTTTCGGCCCGCTGCCCGGCGTCCGACGACGGTCGGCGGTTGAACCCGGGCGGCCCAGGGTCGATGCTGGCAGGACATCGATTATTGCCGATGCAGGAGGTTTCCCGATGCGCCGACCGTCGCTCGTCTTCCTCACCCTCGCCGCCCTGCTCGCCGGCACCCCGGGCGTGGCCCGGGCCGGCGCGCCGCAACCCGCGCCGGCCGCGCTCGCCGAGGTGCGCACCGCCGGCATCGCCTGGGGCCCCGACCCGGCCACCGGCCGCCTGACCGTCACCGTCGACGACACGGTACGCGGGGCGGAGCTGGCCGCGCTGCGCCGCAGCGCCACCCGCGCCGGCGCGGTGCTGCGGCACGAGCCGGGCCGGCTGCGCACACTCATCGCCGGCGGTCAGGCGGTCTACGGCGGCGGCGGGCGCTGCTCGCTCGGCGCGAACGCGCGCAGCGGCAGCACCTGGTACTTCGTCACCGCCGGACATTGCACGAACCTGGGCGCCACCTGGTACGCCGACAGCGCCCGCACCAGCGTGCTCGGCTCCCGCACCGGCAGCAGCTTCCCCGGCAACGACTACGGGGTGGTCCGCTACACCGGCACGGTCGCCCACCCCAGCGCGGTTTACACCTACCCGGGCCAGGTGACCATCTCCGGCGCCGGCAACGCGTACGTCGGGCAGGCCGTCTGCCGCAGCGGCGCCACCACCGGTGTGCGGTGCGGCCTGGTCACCGGTCTCAACCAGACCGTCAACTACGCCGAGGGCAGCGTCACCGGGCTGATCCGCACCAACATCTGCGCCGAACCGGGGGACAGCGGCGGCCCGCTCTACGTGGCCGCGACCGGCACCGTCCTCGGCATCCTCTCCGGCGGCAGCGGCAACTGCACCAGCGGTGGCACGAGCTACTACCAGCCGATCCTGGAGATCCTCGCCGCGTACGGGCTGAGCATCCCGTGACCGGCGTCAGGCGTCGCCGGGCACGGCCATCTCACCCAGGAGCGACCAGTCGTCCTGCGGCACGGTCGCGTTGACGATCCTCGGCGTCTCCGCGAGGTGCGGCGGCAGCGTGCGCTGCGCCTCGCGGAAGTGCGCCGACTGCACGTGCGCCGCGCCCGCCTCGTCGTCGCGGAACGCCTCGACCAGCACGTACTCGGTCGGGTCGTCCAGGCTGCGGGACCAGTCGAACCACAGGCAGCCGGGCTCCGCCCGGGTCGCGGCGGTGAAGTCGGCGGCGATCCGGGGCCAACGGTCGGCGTCGGCGGCCCGGACCCGGAACTTGGCGGTGATGAAGATCATGGGTAGAGGCTAGCCTGGCGCGGTGACCGTCTACGCCCTCGCGCAGCTCACCGTCCACGACCGGACGCGCTACGACCGGTACGTCGCCGCCTTCCTGCCGGTGCTGGCCCGGCACGGCGGCCGGCTGCTCGCCGCCGACACCGCACCCCGGGTGGTGTCCGGGGAGTGGCCGCACGACAAGGTGGTCCTGCTGTCCTTCGACAGCCGGGAGGACTTCGAGCGGTGGTCCACCTCGCCGGAGTACGTGGCGATCGCCCGCGACCGGGAGGCGGCCACCGACGGGGTGCTCCTGCTGCTCGACGGGATCGGTCACGCCTGGCCGGCCTGACCGCTCAGAGCCGCGCGCCGGTTCGCCGGCGGTGAGCTAGGGTGGAACGGTCCCCGAGCATCGGAGTGATCATGGCAGGTGACGACGACATCTCCGGGTGAGAGCCCCGGACGGCCGCCGACGCGCGCACCCCGCGCCGTCGCCGCGGCCCCCTTCGTCGTCCCCTGTCACCGCCGGGCGCCACGCCGCGCGCCGGCGCTTCTCCTCCGAGGTCGATCATGTCCGACGCCTACGTCGTCAGCTCCGCTCTCACCTTCTCCTGGCCGGACGACACTCCGGTCTTCACCGACCTGTCCTTCTCCGTGCCCGGTGGCCGGACCGGCCTGGTGGCTCCCAACGGCACCGGCAAGACCACGCTGCTGCGGCTGATCGCCGGCGAGCTGCGGCCGGCGGCCGGCACGGTCACCGTCCACGGTGTCCTCGGCTACCTGCCCCAGCACCTGCCGTTCGCCGTCGAGCAGACCGTCGCGCAGGTGCTCGGCGTCGACCGGGCCATCGCCGCGCTGCACGCCATCGAGGCCGGTGACGCCCGGGAGGAGCACTTCACCGCCGTCGGCGACGACTGGGACGTCGAGGAACGCACCCGGGCCGAGTTGGACCGGCTGGGCCTGGGCGAACTGGCGCTGGACCGCCGCCTCGGCACCCTCAGCGGCGGCCAGGTGATCTCCCTGGGCCTGGCCGGGCAACTGCTGCGCCGCCCGGACGTGCTGCTGCTCGACGAGCCGACGAACAACCTCGACGAGGCGGCCCGGGAACGGCTCACCGCGGTGCTGCGCGGGTGGACCGGCTGCCTGCTGGTGGTCAGCCACGACCGGGCGCTGCTCGACGAGATGGACCGCATCGCGTCCCTGGAGGACGACGAGATCCGCTGGTACGGCGGCACCTTCACCGCCTACGAACAGGCCGTGCACGCCGAGCGCGAGGTCGCCGACCGCCAGGTCCGCAGCGCCGAGCAGGACCTGAGGCGGCAGAAGCGCGAGTTGCAGCAGGCCCGCGAACGCGCCGCCCGCCGCGCCTCCACCGCCGCGCGCAACCTGCCCGACGCCGGGCTGGCCCGGATCGTCGCCGGTGGCCTGAAGCGCGACGCCCAGGTCTCGGCCGGCCGCGCCGCCGAGACGCACGCCGCGCGCGTCGGCGACGCGCAGACCCGGCTGGACCACGCCAGTCGGGCCGCCCGCCAGGACGACCGGATCGTGATCGACCTGCCCGACACCGCCGTGCCGGCCGGCCGGACCGTCTTCCACGGCGAGAAGCTGCGCGCCGGGTACGACGGCCGGTCGGTGTTCGCCGGCGCCGGCGTCGACCTGACCGTCCGGGGGCCGGAACGGATCGCGCTCACCGGCGGCAACGGCG encodes:
- a CDS encoding glycosyl hydrolase; its protein translation is MTALAAVSVLAAGLLGVVVGGGGTAAAGTVGAGSYTETLPPGAVLPKGCGTVSTNPRIFATADAPAGAIPTNDWWSSLIWKRNTCGGSENLQAHPLAFKAENNGLGLSYTTTPAISGTATGVGEYHYPYTEDVRVGVAGLAAPVVKAADWTDWTVTADWSDGSRSMRATIGHGLPFSYYTVTGGGAAQLTATATPTVWRNSDATIGFTVNGHDYVAYGPTGSTWTVNGAGISSTLAGKGYFSVAVLPGGADKAALADTYGRYAHAHVTGTRMSYAYDPATGSVRTTYAFTTTPREGTETKTVVALYPHQWRSLTGATPITPTYVSPRGAMRVLAGVPSFTTSMRFTGVLPEVPAVGDSTGADLSTVTNYLNAELANPEGISGQDTYWAGKGLGRAARIAEIADQLGLAPVRDKAVAAMKARLTNWLTASSGETSQLFYYDRNWGTLIGYPASYGSDEDLNDHHFHYGYFIAAAATLAKFDPGWADDTRYGGMVDLLIRDANNYDRADNRFPYLRDFDIYAGHDWASGLAPFFAGNNQESSSEGMNFANALIQWGQATGNTAVRDAGVYLWTTQSAAISEYWFDVHDENFPTGFLHKTVGMVWGDGGAYATWFSSAPEMIQGINMLPITGGHLYLGEYPEYVKANYAELLANKGGPPTVWQDIIWEFLALGDGDQALRNFRANSTFASEEGESKAHTFHWIRNLAALGTVDSSVTANHPLAKVFKKGTERTYVASNITASPLTVTFSDGTTLAVPAGKTVTSGAYTWSGGSATGGVTVPTGPPPTGTPTPTPTTPTPTPTTPSPTPTSASPTPTPTGPSPSPSTPTPLEPTRYLRSGGELGGTAGPAGTVTVAAANGNHDGSPANPQVFTATGLTGTYTGGNTAFDLAVDAGTAVGNGVQTRVSYDLTGDGTFDRVETYRYYATDPVTGVEHYRQTQGLASATGTLGDLSGGTVRIEVWNAIGAGGTSLGIGDASRLVLPYAGGTTATTTPPAAGGFTAERHLVSPAGLAGTAGASGAATVPAAGGDHLVFTATGLTARYTGGATRFDLLLDAGTAVGNGTHVRVSYDLTGDGSADRVETYQYWATDPVPGWEHYTQDRGLQSGVGTLGDLAGGTVTVEVWNAIGGAPTSLGVGDRSTVTLPFGA
- a CDS encoding L-threonylcarbamoyladenylate synthase, whose amino-acid sequence is MARYYDLHPDNPQPRVIRQVVDLLRADGVIVYPTDSCYALGCRLDNRAGVERIREIRRLDERHPFTLVCADFAQLGQFVKLSNAVFRQVKAVIPGSYTFLLPATSEVPRRLQDPRRRVVGARVPKHTVTQALLAELGEPLLSSTLLLPGEAEPMTQGWEIKERLDHQVDAVVDAGDCGLEPTTVVDLSGDEPEILRRGVGDPSRFE
- a CDS encoding Na+/H+ antiporter; the protein is MSALVLITVLGVTVLVGTTIGGRYSVAPPVLLISMGALLGLLPPFENVVLEPEVVLVLFLPAILYRESLVISLREIRANLAVIVLLAVALVIITMVAVAYVAQALGVEPAAAWVLGAVLAPTDAAAVAGLAKRMPRGILTTLRAESLVNDGTALVLFAVAAGVIAGGRVPGAFSLTGQFVGKSLGGVAAGLLVGGLVVLIRKHVDDPMREGGLSILTPFVAFLLADAAHASGVLAVVVSGLLLSYAGPRVIRARSRVTAYAFWDLSTFMINGSLFVLLGMQVPGSLRSITSHSPAASFGIAVLVALVVVVTRLGWVHLSVSALQGVDRRESRRSAHFDARMRTAAGWAGFRGAVSLAAALAVPVTMHDGSRVHERDLIIFVTVVVIVLIMVVQGTTLPAVVSWAGLTGDREREDEVRRARIRATEAALEALPSVAADLGVAPDAVDRLRAGYQDHLADVRNPRSEEADREREMVRRLQLEMLDRKRQAVTRLRNTNQIDDAVLRELQAATDIEEIRLLGPELED
- a CDS encoding endo-1,4-beta-xylanase — encoded protein: MDKVFARTSHSTAARPRTRAAVVSMLAGAAAVAATVAVATSASAGTTLGASAAEQGRYFGTAVAANKLSDATYVGILNREFNMVTPENEMKWDATEPSQNQFTYSSSDRIVAHAQANGMRVRGHALAWHSQQPGWAQSLSGTALRNAMVNHITQVATHFKGKIYAWDVVNEAFDDGNGGRRDSNLQRTGNDWIEVAFRTARAADPGAKLCYNDYNTDNWTWAKTQGVYNMVKDFKARGVPIDCVGFQSHFNSGSPYPGNYRTTLQNFADLGVDVQITELDIEGSGSAQATTYGNVVKDCLAVARCNGITVWGIRDSDSWRASGTPLLFDGSGNKKAAYTSTLNALNAGGTTPPTSTPPTSTPPTSTPPTTPPPTTTPPTTPPPAGACTASLTTNQWQGGFVTTVRVTAGGSALNGWSVSLTLPSGSSVTNTWSAQASGAGGAVTFRNVDYNRQVGAGGSTEFGFQGTGTAPSGTVSCTAG
- a CDS encoding S1 family peptidase, which encodes MRRPSLVFLTLAALLAGTPGVARAGAPQPAPAALAEVRTAGIAWGPDPATGRLTVTVDDTVRGAELAALRRSATRAGAVLRHEPGRLRTLIAGGQAVYGGGGRCSLGANARSGSTWYFVTAGHCTNLGATWYADSARTSVLGSRTGSSFPGNDYGVVRYTGTVAHPSAVYTYPGQVTISGAGNAYVGQAVCRSGATTGVRCGLVTGLNQTVNYAEGSVTGLIRTNICAEPGDSGGPLYVAATGTVLGILSGGSGNCTSGGTSYYQPILEILAAYGLSIP
- a CDS encoding putative quinol monooxygenase; the encoded protein is MIFITAKFRVRAADADRWPRIAADFTAATRAEPGCLWFDWSRSLDDPTEYVLVEAFRDDEAGAAHVQSAHFREAQRTLPPHLAETPRIVNATVPQDDWSLLGEMAVPGDA
- a CDS encoding DUF1330 domain-containing protein, producing the protein MTVYALAQLTVHDRTRYDRYVAAFLPVLARHGGRLLAADTAPRVVSGEWPHDKVVLLSFDSREDFERWSTSPEYVAIARDREAATDGVLLLLDGIGHAWPA
- a CDS encoding ABC-F family ATP-binding cassette domain-containing protein is translated as MSDAYVVSSALTFSWPDDTPVFTDLSFSVPGGRTGLVAPNGTGKTTLLRLIAGELRPAAGTVTVHGVLGYLPQHLPFAVEQTVAQVLGVDRAIAALHAIEAGDAREEHFTAVGDDWDVEERTRAELDRLGLGELALDRRLGTLSGGQVISLGLAGQLLRRPDVLLLDEPTNNLDEAARERLTAVLRGWTGCLLVVSHDRALLDEMDRIASLEDDEIRWYGGTFTAYEQAVHAEREVADRQVRSAEQDLRRQKRELQQARERAARRASTAARNLPDAGLARIVAGGLKRDAQVSAGRAAETHAARVGDAQTRLDHASRAARQDDRIVIDLPDTAVPAGRTVFHGEKLRAGYDGRSVFAGAGVDLTVRGPERIALTGGNGAGKSTLLRLVSGDQAPVAGTATRVEGRVAYLSQRLDLLDPARTVAENLTAFAPGLADAERMNLLARFLFRGDRVHLPVRVLSGGELLRATLACVLNASPAPQLLLLDEPTNNLDLDSVAQLESALGGYRGALIVVSHDPRFLAAIGVDRWLRLADGALVETRAPEDAG